Proteins found in one Lepeophtheirus salmonis chromosome 9, UVic_Lsal_1.4, whole genome shotgun sequence genomic segment:
- the Haspin gene encoding serine/threonine-protein kinase haspin homolog, which yields MESLIVSLIKSWRGQLCLIVKRRMKIHLQSSVQMMDLSLLLLLHPHLLISTINQAKKLLCLQTSWISFRSLVVDEKSVHKGGKNHSSPPTTPSMERKIPSITSTPNTFSKGPIVLLQPLSDSILEKCYSQPVRCQCSSFDEDNILECDYCPVRIHASCHGIDQDVFTEIVEVGLLWNCPDCEEKKNESLDHDVVSSSPVAPPKLSFSKDGNPMIPAKGGKKWRRTIASNLLKRPSHPTSPLSTPMTISKDESIKQLSSTTDMSHEEDEIMHKLNELSLTDQNDASLDECIPEKLESLSPLANILSCCEQLEVLPFESIYSTEMFEKSKKVGEGTFGEVYLLNALESDSEYPPVLKLIPVDGSQLVNNEPQTTMLEVLTEIKVSLYLSNLGRLEKTPNFVSINKCHIVSGHYPKVLLRLWDDYDTLKESLNVRPDYFECDQKYIAFEFSNGGVDLETTTLYNANQGISVFNQVAHALAVAEEQLGFEHRDLHWGNILIQGTSQDILTYSLDPNNTYCVQSSGIKATIIDFSLSRLTCQVKQDEPIFKDISKDEALFSAVGDYQFEIYRLMRESNQNDWKSFTPYTNILWLHYLLDKLTSSVPYKAVKSRIHRSSMSTLRAYKKKILSYKSAKHLVLSDGVPFDD from the exons ATGGAGAGTTTGATAGTCTCTTTGATAAAGTCCTGGAGAGGCCAGTTATGTCTGATAGTGAAGAGGAGAATGAAAATACACCTCCAGTCTTCAGTCCAGATGATGGACCTCTCTTTGCTTCTCCTATTGCATCCACATCTCCTCATTTCCACAATAAATCAAGCAAAAAAGCTCTTGTGTCTCCAAACCTCATGGATTTCATTCCGCAGTCTCGTAGTCGACGAAAAAAGCGTACacaaagggggaaaaaatcattcatcTCCACCTACCACACCGTCTATGGAGCGTAAAATACCCTCCATCACGTCTACTCCAAATACATTCAGCAAAGGACCCATTGTACTTCTCCAACCTTTGTCAGATTCCATCCTTGAAAAGTGTTATTCTCAACCCGTTCGTTGCCAATGTTCATCCTTTGATGAAGATAATATTCTGGAATGTGATTATTGTCCTGTGCGTATTCATGCATCTTGTCATGGCATTGATCAAGATGTGTTCACGGAAATTGTTGAAGTTGGCCTCTTGTGGAATTGTCCTGATtgtgaggaaaagaaaaatgagagTTTAGATCACGACGTTGTATCATCATCTCCCGTTGCACCTCCGAAATTATCCTTTTCGAAGGATGGAAATCCAATGATTCCAGCCAAAGGCGGTAAAAAATGGCGGAGGACTATAGCGTCAAATCTTTTGAAACGACCATCTCATCCAACAAGCCCT CTGTCCACTCCAATGACAATATCTAAAGATGAAAGCATTAAG cAATTATCTTCTACTACAGACATGTCTCATGAAGAGGATGAAATT aTGCACAAGCTCAATGAATTATCATTGACAGATCAAAATGATGCATCACTTGATGAGTGTATACCAGAAAAACTTGAATCATTATCACCATTGGCTAATATTCTTTCATGCTGTGAACAGCTGGAAGTGCTTCCGTTTGAAAGTATATACTCCAcagaaatgtttgaaaaatctaaaaag GTAGGAGAAGGAACCTTTGGGgaagtgtatttattaaatgCTTTAGAATCAGATTCTGAATATCCACCTGTTCTGAAGCTAATTCCTGTTGATGGTTCACAGCTTGTAAATAATGAACCTCAGACGACAATGTTGGAAGTTCTAACAGAGATAAAAGTATCtttgtatttatcaaatttaggTCGTTTGGAAAAAACACCGAATTTTGTCTCGATCAATAAGTGTCATATTGTGTCTGGGCATTACCCAAAAGTGTTATTGAGACTCTGGGATGATTATGACACGCTTAAAGAGAGTTTGAATGTTCGTCCTGATTATTTCGAATGTGATCAGAAGTATATTGCATTTGAATTTAGTAATGGAGGGGTGGATTTGGAGACCACAACGCTCTATAATGCAAATCAAGGGATATCCGTTTTTAATCAGGTGGCTCATGCCCTAGCCG ttGCCGAGGAACAATTAGGGTTCGAACATCGGGATCTTCACTGGGGAAATATCCTCATTCAAGGAACATCTCAAGACATTCTTACTTACAGTCTTGATCCAAATAATACCTATTGTGTTCAATCCTCTGGGATCAAGGCAactattattgatttttcacTTAGTCGATTAACGTGTCAAGTAAAGCAGGACGAACCTATATTCAAAGATATTTCGAAAGATGAGGCTCTTTTTAGCGCGGTTGGAGattatcaatttgaaatatacag GTTAATGAGAGAATCAAATCAAAATGATTGGAAGTCTTTCACGCcttatactaatattttatggCTTCATTACTTATTGGATAAACTCACATCATCTGTTCCCTACAAAGCCGTCAAGAGTAGGATTCATCGATCTTCGATGTCAACGCTTCgtgcatacaaaaaaaagattctaagcTATAAGTCAGCAAAGCACTTAGTCTTGTCTGATGGTGTTCCCTTTGatgactaa
- the LOC121124879 gene encoding chromosome-associated kinesin KIF4B yields MTYLCGTIPVQVAACFFPLNENKLTKSFEDAIEVLEENQIYIKSTKNTFTYDFAFGNHMEEEEVYNKLVKELIPQLFKGCNIIVPAYEETGSGKTHSTRKTNSQFISPELLRIISIAIKDIFEHISQEACADVKRKEKCSLDIQEDHKNELYISNLLKVPEDAVIQFENGSKKIVTAATAMNNVSSRSLTIFTFHIEVTNMNKDFLVFKFHLVELAMPERHKKTKTTVEILKEGIDINKGILAFGNVIIALGEGTYPSGYKHTRLLQNSIGENSHTLMTDYSSNSDLNLDGAKQITNNREGKEIDELKNEIVNLKTHLDGRVNESTDLLDKEYEYADLQDSINELKTENKELS; encoded by the exons ATGACGTATTTGTGTGGTACAATCCCTGTTCAAGTAGCTGCTTGTTTCTTTCCGCTCAATGAAAACAAATTAACTAAGAGTTTTGAAGATGCAATTGAAGTCCTTGAAGAGAACCAAATCTATATTAAATccacaaaaaatacattcaccTATGATTTTGCTTTTGGAAATCATATGGAAGAGGAGGAAGTCTACAACAAATTAGTAAAAGAACTTATTCCTCAACTCTTCAAGGGTTGTAATATCATTGTTCCGGCCTATGAAGAAACCGGATCAGGAAAAACGCACTCCACCAGAAAAACAAATTCCCAATTCATTTCTCCAGAACTCCTTAGAATAATTTCCATAGCCATCAAAGacatttttgaacatatttctCAAGAAGCATGTGCAGACGT taagagaaaagaaaagtgTTCCCTAGATATTCAAGAAGATCACAAAAATGAACTTTATATTTCGAATCTCTTGAAAGTTCCTGAGGACGCTGTCATTCAATTTGAGAATGGATCAAAAAAGATAGTCACAGCTGCAACGGCGATGAACAACGTTTCTTCGAGATCTCTTACTATTTTTACTTTCCACATAGAGGTAACTAACATGAATAAGGATTTTCTCGTATTCAAGTTCCACCTTGTTGAACTTGCGATGCCTGAGCGACATAAGAAAACAAAGACCACTGTCGAAATACTCAAGGAAGGTATTGATATCAATAAAGGTATCCTTGCTTTTGGAAACGTTATCATAGCTCTTGGAGAGGGAACATATCCTTCAGGTTACAAGCACACTAGACTTCTTCAAAACTCTATTGGGGAAAATTCTCATACATTAATGACtgattattcttcaaattcagACTTGAATTTGGATGG AGCtaaacaaattacaaataacCGTGAAGGGAAGGAAATTGATGAGTTGAAAAACGAAATTGTGAATCTTAAGACTCATTTAGATGGTAGAGTTAATGAAAGTACGGATTTACTAGACAAGGAATATGAATATGCAGATCTGCAAGACTCGATCAATGAGCTCAAAACTGAGAATAAGGAACTTTCTTAA